The genomic window ACTTTGCACACGTGTTGTATGGCCTGGTCTATGGCGTGCACCTCGGTATCGGCGGCCCCAAGAAAGACATGGCCGTGTTGGCCACCCTCAACAACAACGGCCAGGCGATCACTCTGTCCAAGAAGCTGGCGGACAAGGGCGCCGTGGACGGCCCGGGCCTGGCCAAACTGATGGCCGCAGAAAAGCGCGAGTACACCTTTGCCCAGACCTTCCCCACAGGCACCCACGCCATGTGGCTGTACTACTGGATGGCGGCCAATGGCATCAACCCGATGAAGGACTCCAAGGTCATCACCGTGCCGCCACCCCAGATGGTGGCCAACATGCGTGTCGGCAACATGGATGGCTTCTGCGTGGGCGAGCCCTGGAACCACCGCGCCATCATTGACGGCATCGGCGTGACCGCCGCAACCACACAGGACATCTGGAAAGACCACCCTGAAAAAGTGCTGGGCACCACCGGCGACTTTGTCAAAAAGTACCCCAACACCGCCCGCGCCGTGACCGCCGCCATTCTGGAGGCTGGCAGATGGATTGACGCCAGCTTGTCCAACAAAAACAAGATGGCCGAAACGATTGCCGACAAGAGCTATGTCAACACCAGCGTCGACGCGATCAATCAGCGCATTCTGGGCCGCTACCAGAACGGCATGGGCAAGACCTGGGACGACCCGAACTTCATGAAGTTTTACAACGACGGTGCGGTCAACTTCCCCTACCTGTCGGACGGCATGTGGTTCCTGACCCAGCACAAGCGTTGGGGCTTGCTCAAAGACCACCCTGACTACCTGACCGTGGCCAAGCAGATCAACCAAATCGACATCTACAAACAAGCCGCCACGGCCAGCAAGACCCCGCTGCCCAAGAGCGATATGCGCAGCAGCAAGCTGATGGACGGCGTGGTATGGGAAGGCAAGGATCCCAAGAAATACGCCGACGGTTTCAAGATCAAAGCATAAGGAAGCCCCACCATGGTCAGCGCCGTTTTTCATTCGCCGATAGCCACTGCCGACGACGGCACTGCTATCAAAACAGAAGCTACCAGTGCAGATTTGACGGGCGCCAAGGCCCCAAAGTCTGCCCAAACAAGCGTACTGGCACCCGCCGCTGCGCCTGGCTTTGATTGGAGCGGCCTGATGCTCAAGGTGTTGCCACCCTGCTTCGGGCTGGCACTGCTGATCGGCATCTGGGCCATGGTGAGCATCGGCACGGCCAGCTCCATCCCCAGCCCGCTGGAGACCTGGAAGCAGGCTGTCGTGATCTTCAGCGACCCGTTTTACAGCAAGGGGCCGAACGACCAGGGCGTGGGCTGGAACATCTTGTACTCGCTGCAGCGCGTCGCGTTGGGCTTCGGTCTGGCCGCGGTAGTGGGTATTCCGGTGGGCTTTTTGATCGGGCGGTTTGAGTTTTTGAGCCGCATGTTCAACCCGCTCATCAGCCTGCTGCGCCCGGTGTCGCCATTGGCCTGGTTGCCGATTGGTTTGCTGGTGTTCAAGGGTGCGAACCCCGCCGCCATCTGGACCATCTTCATCTGCTCCATCTGGCCCATGATCATCAACACCGCAGTGGGTGTGCAGCGCGTGCCGCAAGACTACATGAACGTGGCCCGCGTGCTCAACCTCAGCGAGTGGAAGATCGTCACCAAGATCCTGTTCCCCTCCGTGCTGCCTTACATGTTGACCGGTGTGCGCTTGGCGGTGGGCACAGCCTGGCTAGTGATCGTGGCCGCGGAGATGCTGACCGGCGGCGTAGGCATCGGCTTCTGGGTGTGGGACGAGTGGAACAACCTCAACGTCAAGAACATCATCATCGCCATCTTCGTGATCGGCATCGTGGGCCTTTTGTTGGAGTTCGCCCTGATCAAGTTGGCAACTGCATTCACATTTGAAGAGGTGAAGTCATGAGCATCGAATCCATGAACGCCAAGTACATCGAAATCCAGGGCGTGGACCAAACCTTCAAGACCAAGAAGGGCCTGTTCCCGGCGCTGCGCAACATCAACCTCAATGTAGCCAAGGGCGAGTTTGTAGCCCTTATCGGGCACAGCGGTTGCGGCAAGTCCACCTTGCTGAACCTGATTGCCGGCTTGACCATGCCCACCCAGGGCTCACTGATCTGCGCCAGCCGCGAGATTGCCGGCCCCGGGCCCGAGCGCGCCGTGGTGTTCCAGAACCACTCGCTGCTGCCCTGGCTCACCTGTTTCGAGAACATTTATCTCGGCGTGGAGCGCGTGTTCGGCACCCGCAATCCCGGCGCGCCGGCGGAGACCAAAGCGCAGCTCAAGGCTCGCACCGATGCTGCACTGGCCTTGGTGGGCCTGACGGCAGCCGCCCAAAAGCGCCCTGGTGAGATCAGCGGTGGCATGAAGCAGCGCGTGGGTATTGCCCGTGCGCTGGCCATGGAGCCCAAAGTGCTGTTGATGGACGAGCCCTTCGGCGCGCTCGATGCGCTGACCCGCGCCAAGCTGCAAGACGAGTTGCTGGAGATCGTGGCCCGCACTGAGAGCACCGTGGTCATGGTGACCCACGATGTGGACGAGGCCGTGCTGCTGTCCGACAAGATCGTGATGATGACCAACGGCCCCGCCGCCACCATCGGCGAGGTGCTCAGCGTGAACCTGCCCCGCCCTAGATCCCGCGTAGCCCTGGCTGATAGCCCGGAGTACCTGGGCTACCGCAAGGCGGTGATTGACTTTTTGTACACCCGCCAAGCCCACGTCGAAAAAGCCGCTTGAGGAGCCACATCATGGACATGCGCGTTAAAACAAAACAAAAACTCGTGATGATCGGCAACGGCATGGCCGGTGTGCGGACCATTGAAGAGCTGCTCAAGGTCGCACCGGACCTGTATGACATCACGGTCTTCGGTGCCGAGCCGCACCCCAACTACAACCGCATTTTGCTGAGCCCCGTGCTCGCCGGTGAGCAGACCTTGGACGAGATCGTGCTCAACGCATTTGAGTGGTACGCCGAGAACGGCATCACCCTCCATGCCGGCAAAAAAGTGACCGAGGTGGACCGCGTCAAACGCGTGGTGAAGGCGTCGGACGGGACCGAGGCCGAGTACGACCGCTTGCTGATTTGCACCGGCTCCAACCCCTTCATCCTGCCCGTGCCCGGCAAGGACCTGCAAGGTGTGATCGCCTACCGCGACATTGCCGACACCAACGCAATGATCGAGGCGGCCACCAAATACCAACACGCAGTCGTCATCGGCGGCGGGTTGCTGGGCCTGGAAGCGGCCAACGGCCTGATGCTGCGCGGCATGCAAGTCACCGTGGTGCATGTGCAGCCCACGCTGATGGAGCGCCAGCTCGACACCGTGGCCGGCGGCCTGCTGCAGAAGTCGCTGGAGGAACGTGGCCTGAAGTTCCTGATGGGTGCGCAAACGCAGGAGCTTGTGGGCGGTGAAGACGGCCGAGTGAAGAGCATTAAGTTCAAAGACGGCACCGAGGTACCTGCCGACCTCGTGGTCATGGCCGTGGGCATTCGCCCCAACACCGAGCTGGCGCAAAGCATGCGCCTGCATGTAGACCGCGGCATTGTGGTCACCGACACCATGCAAACCGTGACCGACGCGCGCATCTACAGCGTGGGTGAATGCGCTGCCCACCGCGGCATTGCTT from Rhodoferax potami includes these protein-coding regions:
- a CDS encoding ABC transporter ATP-binding protein, whose protein sequence is MSIESMNAKYIEIQGVDQTFKTKKGLFPALRNINLNVAKGEFVALIGHSGCGKSTLLNLIAGLTMPTQGSLICASREIAGPGPERAVVFQNHSLLPWLTCFENIYLGVERVFGTRNPGAPAETKAQLKARTDAALALVGLTAAAQKRPGEISGGMKQRVGIARALAMEPKVLLMDEPFGALDALTRAKLQDELLEIVARTESTVVMVTHDVDEAVLLSDKIVMMTNGPAATIGEVLSVNLPRPRSRVALADSPEYLGYRKAVIDFLYTRQAHVEKAA
- a CDS encoding CmpA/NrtA family ABC transporter substrate-binding protein produces the protein MTDLLKAKLSRRAVLQTAAVGAAGISPALRSVVYAAGSDAPEKTEVKIGFIPLTDCASVVMASVLGIDQKYGVKIIPSKEASWAGVRDKLVSGELDFAHVLYGLVYGVHLGIGGPKKDMAVLATLNNNGQAITLSKKLADKGAVDGPGLAKLMAAEKREYTFAQTFPTGTHAMWLYYWMAANGINPMKDSKVITVPPPQMVANMRVGNMDGFCVGEPWNHRAIIDGIGVTAATTQDIWKDHPEKVLGTTGDFVKKYPNTARAVTAAILEAGRWIDASLSNKNKMAETIADKSYVNTSVDAINQRILGRYQNGMGKTWDDPNFMKFYNDGAVNFPYLSDGMWFLTQHKRWGLLKDHPDYLTVAKQINQIDIYKQAATASKTPLPKSDMRSSKLMDGVVWEGKDPKKYADGFKIKA
- the ntrB gene encoding nitrate ABC transporter permease, giving the protein MVSAVFHSPIATADDGTAIKTEATSADLTGAKAPKSAQTSVLAPAAAPGFDWSGLMLKVLPPCFGLALLIGIWAMVSIGTASSIPSPLETWKQAVVIFSDPFYSKGPNDQGVGWNILYSLQRVALGFGLAAVVGIPVGFLIGRFEFLSRMFNPLISLLRPVSPLAWLPIGLLVFKGANPAAIWTIFICSIWPMIINTAVGVQRVPQDYMNVARVLNLSEWKIVTKILFPSVLPYMLTGVRLAVGTAWLVIVAAEMLTGGVGIGFWVWDEWNNLNVKNIIIAIFVIGIVGLLLEFALIKLATAFTFEEVKS